A region of the Curvibacter sp. AEP1-3 genome:
GGCGCGGTGACGGAATATGAAAAGGTGTATCCCTTCGGTTGGCTGGGGGTGTTGTCAGATACGCCTCCGGTACACCATGAGCTGATTTACGCCAACAGTACCCGGGGCTTTGCCCTGTGCTCTCAACGCAGCGCGACGCGCAGTCGCTATTACGTGCAAGTGCCCCTGACCGAAAAGGCGGAGAACTGGTCGGACGAAGCCTTCTGGCACGAGCTGCGACAACGTCTGGACCCAGAAGCACGTGAGACATTGGTCACCGGCCCCTCTCTGGAGAAGAGCATTGCGCCCCTACGGAGCTTTGTCGCCGAACCCATGCGTTTCGGCCGCATGTTCCTGGCCGGCGATGCGGCGCACATTGTTCCCCCCACCGGGGCCAAGGGGCTGAATCTGGCGGCCACTGATGTGAAGTACCTTTCCAGCGCATTCATCGAGTTTTACGCCGAGCGCTCCAACGCCGGTATCGACCATTACTCGCAGCGCTGCCTGCAACGGATCTGGAAAGGCGAGCGATTTTCATGGTGGTTCACCAGCCTGATGCACCGCTTCCCGGACGGCGGCGCGATCGGCCAAAAGCTTCAGGATGCGGAGCTGGCCTATCTGGTTCAATCCAAAGCCGCGTCTACCGCATTGGCCGAAAACTACGTCGGCTTGCCCTTGTAACCGGGCTGCAGCGCGGCGGAATCTCCCCGCCGCTTGTCTGCTTTCGTTGTCTGGGTTAGTCTGAGCCCCATGCAGGGGGAGAACGCAGATCATGCCTGACCACAGCCCGGTACCCGGCGAAGTCCTGGACCGCATTTCCATCGCCAGACAGCCCATCGTGAACGCGGAGCGTTCCGTATTGGCTTATGAGCTGTTCAACCGGTCGGCTGTGGCATCCGGGCATTCACAGGCCAGCGATGTCGCCCTGGCGCTGCATGCGGTTGCCCAAAGTGCAGCGCCTTTTGCCACCAGCAACCACGACATCTTTATTCATTCGGTCCACAAGGGCTTGGCGGGGCCGCAATGGGACTTTCTGACCCCGGCCAAAACCGTGATCGAGATAGCGCCCGCCCCCCAACACGCTGCAGACTTCATCGCATCGCAGGTGCCGGCACTTGTGGCATTGAAGTCGAGGGGCTTCAGGCTGGCCTTCAAGCACAGTGTGGTCGCGCCTGTCTACAAGCCCTGGCAGGCATTGGCGGATTTCGTCAAGCTCAATGCCTCGAGCACCGATGTTCAGCAATACAAG
Encoded here:
- the pobA gene encoding 4-hydroxybenzoate 3-monooxygenase, with the protein product MRTQVAIIGAGPSGLLLGQLLHKAGIANVILERQSADYVLSRIRAGVLEQVTTDLLDEAGVGTRMHQEGLPHTGFDLLFGGERHRIDLHSLTGGQQVMVYGQTEVTRDLMAARQAAGLPTVYQAGDVSVHDFDTQHPQVRYQQDGAWHTLDCDFIAGCDGFHGVCRASVPEGAVTEYEKVYPFGWLGVLSDTPPVHHELIYANSTRGFALCSQRSATRSRYYVQVPLTEKAENWSDEAFWHELRQRLDPEARETLVTGPSLEKSIAPLRSFVAEPMRFGRMFLAGDAAHIVPPTGAKGLNLAATDVKYLSSAFIEFYAERSNAGIDHYSQRCLQRIWKGERFSWWFTSLMHRFPDGGAIGQKLQDAELAYLVQSKAASTALAENYVGLPL